One stretch of Commensalibacter melissae DNA includes these proteins:
- a CDS encoding Lrp/AsnC family transcriptional regulator — protein MNQAADLDKIDWLILDELQKDGRITNIELAQRVGISAPPCLRRVRRLETMGVIQSYHADIDMKSVGWCLSVFVLVGLDSQKEAILKEFEKEMADIPEVRECHMVRGGVDFLIRFIARNTEDENRITHELITHPHIARVQTLQVIHTSFNRHGVPLEYDHPDISK, from the coding sequence ATGAATCAGGCAGCGGATCTTGATAAAATTGACTGGCTCATTTTAGATGAGCTTCAAAAAGATGGGCGAATAACAAATATTGAATTGGCACAAAGAGTTGGTATTTCTGCTCCACCCTGCTTAAGGCGGGTAAGACGTCTGGAAACGATGGGGGTTATTCAAAGTTATCATGCGGATATCGATATGAAATCTGTAGGATGGTGCCTATCAGTATTTGTGCTGGTTGGTCTTGATAGCCAGAAAGAGGCCATATTAAAAGAATTTGAAAAGGAAATGGCGGATATTCCCGAGGTAAGGGAATGTCATATGGTGCGTGGTGGCGTTGATTTCTTAATTCGTTTTATTGCGCGAAATACCGAAGATGAAAATAGAATAACGCATGAATTGATAACGCATCCTCACATTGCCAGGGTTCAGACATTACAAGTTATTCATACCAGCTTTAATCGACATGGCGTTCCATTGGAATACGATCATCCAGATATATCTAAATAA
- a CDS encoding ArnT family glycosyltransferase: MFSVKADFEWVKKLTVKPCLLWFWFGLSIVTLIRLWVAAASPLTPDEAYYWLWSNHLDYSFYDHPPMVALWIKLGCWIGNKTALGVRFLAPFAGLIGSVFIYFSVMDFCHTSHDKEKNAITAVLTLNTTLAISVGSVTITPDTPLIFFICIFIWGCGRLLATQKLGWWLVIGIAAGCALLSKYTALLMIAGLGVWCILTVLGRSSLKSWKLWGGLFLTILIFLPVIIWNSRHQWISFLKQGGRTADWHPSRAVQFLSELMIGQIGLATPILFVCFCWAMIKLTKIVWESKAENDFLLWLWVIIPVCVFVQHAFGDRVQANWMGILYPVLSVITAIYFHRFIKSACILGNIMVGLIYIQSVFAYFPIPAKYDLMLKRLGGWAELAKVVSCQIPDSVPIIVDEYGIAAELAFYEVHHPIILVDRRWKYFALADYHGKNGYLIRTQRRKDMPPSVYFLNSEKQGIVVRRIKQRIAETYNIYKVELNYSNANQHEIVYLP; encoded by the coding sequence ATGTTTTCTGTAAAAGCTGATTTTGAATGGGTAAAAAAGTTAACGGTAAAACCTTGTTTATTATGGTTTTGGTTTGGTTTATCTATCGTGACACTCATTCGTTTATGGGTTGCTGCCGCCAGCCCGCTTACGCCAGATGAAGCATATTATTGGTTATGGTCAAATCATTTAGATTACAGTTTTTATGATCATCCACCAATGGTGGCGTTGTGGATAAAATTGGGATGCTGGATTGGTAATAAAACCGCTCTGGGTGTCCGTTTTCTTGCCCCTTTTGCCGGTTTGATAGGAAGTGTTTTTATATATTTTAGTGTTATGGATTTTTGTCATACCAGTCATGATAAAGAAAAAAATGCGATTACTGCGGTTTTGACATTAAATACAACCCTCGCTATTAGCGTCGGTAGTGTAACAATAACTCCCGATACTCCATTAATTTTCTTTATTTGTATTTTTATATGGGGATGTGGACGTTTACTTGCCACTCAAAAATTGGGATGGTGGCTGGTTATTGGTATAGCTGCAGGATGCGCATTGCTCAGTAAGTATACTGCGTTGTTAATGATTGCGGGATTAGGAGTTTGGTGCATTCTGACAGTTTTGGGTCGATCTTCTTTAAAATCCTGGAAATTATGGGGAGGGCTGTTTTTAACGATACTTATTTTCTTACCCGTGATTATTTGGAATTCAAGACATCAATGGATCAGTTTTTTAAAACAGGGTGGAAGAACAGCGGATTGGCATCCCAGTCGTGCGGTTCAGTTTTTGTCTGAATTAATGATCGGCCAGATCGGATTGGCTACTCCCATTCTTTTTGTTTGTTTTTGTTGGGCCATGATTAAACTGACAAAAATTGTTTGGGAGAGTAAAGCGGAGAATGATTTTTTATTGTGGTTATGGGTTATTATTCCAGTTTGTGTATTTGTTCAGCATGCCTTTGGGGATCGTGTACAGGCCAACTGGATGGGAATATTATATCCGGTCCTGTCTGTCATAACGGCAATTTATTTTCATCGTTTTATCAAGTCAGCCTGTATCCTCGGGAATATAATGGTTGGTTTGATTTACATTCAATCGGTTTTTGCATATTTTCCAATTCCGGCAAAATATGATCTCATGTTAAAACGATTGGGGGGGTGGGCTGAATTAGCTAAAGTGGTTTCATGTCAAATTCCTGATTCAGTTCCAATAATTGTCGATGAATATGGCATAGCTGCAGAATTGGCATTTTATGAGGTGCATCATCCAATTATTCTGGTTGATAGACGCTGGAAATATTTTGCTTTAGCTGATTACCATGGGAAAAATGGCTATTTAATTCGTACACAGCGTCGCAAAGATATGCCACCTTCAGTTTATTTTTTAAATTCAGAAAAACAGGGGATTGTCGTAAGAAGAATCAAACAGAGAATTGCGGAAACCTATAATATCTATAAAGTAGAGTTAAATTATTCAAATGCTAACCAGCATGAAATCGTTTATCTGCCCTAA
- a CDS encoding polyprenol monophosphomannose synthase, with product MKYLSASEKAIGAEVSIIVPCYNEKNNVLPLFRALETALVGWRWEAIYVDDNSPDGTIEEIRKLARQDIRARGILRVNKRGLSSAVIDGVLSSSADYIAVIDGDMQHDETRLPDMLEAVIHRNFDFAVGSRHVSGGSNQGLANYWRRFLSDRGIALSQKILPVPLKDPMSGFFVLKRKLFLNLMPTLTGTGFKILLDLILSCPSTIRVIEIPFQFRKRFSGQSKLGLKIMMQFIVMLLQKKLKRYPR from the coding sequence ATGAAATATTTATCCGCTTCAGAAAAAGCGATAGGCGCGGAAGTTAGTATTATTGTTCCGTGTTATAATGAAAAAAATAATGTCCTTCCTCTTTTTAGAGCTTTAGAAACGGCTTTGGTAGGGTGGCGATGGGAGGCTATTTATGTCGATGATAATTCTCCGGATGGTACAATTGAAGAGATTAGAAAACTTGCCAGACAAGATATAAGGGCACGTGGAATACTTAGAGTTAACAAAAGAGGCTTGTCGTCTGCAGTGATTGATGGTGTCTTATCCTCTTCTGCTGATTATATAGCGGTAATTGATGGAGATATGCAGCATGATGAGACACGATTGCCAGATATGCTTGAGGCTGTAATTCATAGAAATTTTGATTTTGCAGTTGGCAGCCGTCATGTATCGGGTGGCAGTAATCAGGGATTGGCAAATTACTGGAGGAGATTTTTATCGGATCGTGGCATTGCATTATCACAAAAAATTTTACCTGTTCCATTAAAGGATCCAATGAGCGGTTTTTTTGTATTGAAAAGAAAGCTGTTTTTAAATCTTATGCCGACATTAACAGGAACCGGTTTTAAAATATTACTTGATTTGATATTATCCTGTCCTTCTACAATACGTGTTATCGAAATTCCCTTTCAGTTTCGAAAACGTTTTTCAGGACAAAGTAAACTTGGTTTAAAAATAATGATGCAATTTATTGTAATGCTGCTTCAAAAAAAATTAAAAAGATATCCTAGATAA
- the guaA gene encoding glutamine-hydrolyzing GMP synthase: MTQVSELEQSLHQEKILILDFGSQVTQLIARRIRESGVYCEIWPYTSDDEKIRSFAPKGIILSGGPSSVTQMDAPRIPNEVFTLKVPVLGICYGEQAMCHQLGGQVESGDHREFGRAYVKILEDSALCQGVWSKGNREQVWMSHGDRVTKIPPGFKVVGVSEGAPYAMIADEDRHYYGVQFHPEVVHTPHGAALLKNFTHNIAGCQGNWTMAGFRNLEIERIRQKVGDKKVICGLSGGVDSAVAAVLIHEAIGDQLTCIFVDHGMLRQNEADEVVKTFKEKFNIHLIAKDASDLFLKELTGVTDPEVKRKTIGRLFIEVFEQEAQKLGGADFLAQGTLYPDVIESVSVTGKSVTIKSHHNVGGLPERMNMKLVEPLRELFKDEVRDLGRELGIPENIVGRHPFPGPGLAIRILGDITRERLDLLRRVDAVYLDEIRKAGLYDKIWQAFAVLLPIRTVGVMGDSRTYDQACALRAVTSVDGMTADVYSFDMEFLTRVAGRIVNEVKGINRVTYDITSKPPGTIEWE, translated from the coding sequence ATGACCCAGGTAAGCGAATTGGAACAATCTTTACATCAAGAAAAGATTCTTATTCTTGATTTTGGCAGTCAGGTAACCCAGTTGATTGCACGCAGAATAAGAGAAAGTGGCGTTTATTGCGAAATATGGCCTTATACGAGTGATGATGAAAAGATTCGTTCATTTGCACCAAAAGGGATTATTTTATCTGGCGGCCCTTCCAGCGTCACTCAAATGGATGCCCCAAGGATTCCGAATGAAGTTTTTACATTAAAGGTTCCCGTATTGGGAATTTGTTATGGTGAACAGGCAATGTGTCATCAATTGGGTGGACAGGTGGAATCCGGTGACCACCGTGAATTTGGCCGTGCGTATGTTAAAATTCTTGAGGATAGTGCGTTATGTCAGGGTGTATGGTCAAAGGGGAACCGTGAACAAGTATGGATGAGTCATGGTGATCGAGTTACAAAAATCCCCCCCGGATTCAAGGTGGTAGGGGTTAGTGAGGGTGCACCCTATGCCATGATTGCTGATGAGGATCGTCACTATTATGGTGTTCAGTTTCATCCTGAAGTTGTTCATACACCTCACGGTGCCGCATTATTAAAGAATTTCACGCATAATATTGCCGGGTGTCAGGGTAATTGGACCATGGCCGGTTTTCGTAATTTGGAAATTGAACGTATTCGTCAAAAGGTTGGTGACAAAAAAGTCATCTGCGGTTTATCAGGTGGGGTTGATTCCGCAGTGGCAGCTGTATTGATTCATGAAGCTATTGGAGATCAGCTAACCTGTATTTTTGTCGATCACGGCATGCTGCGTCAAAATGAAGCGGACGAGGTTGTTAAAACATTCAAAGAGAAATTTAATATTCATTTGATTGCTAAAGACGCGTCTGACTTGTTTCTGAAAGAATTGACTGGAGTAACCGATCCAGAGGTTAAACGTAAAACCATTGGCCGTTTGTTTATCGAGGTATTTGAACAGGAGGCGCAAAAACTGGGTGGGGCTGATTTTCTGGCTCAGGGTACCCTTTATCCGGATGTTATTGAAAGCGTCAGTGTCACGGGAAAATCAGTAACTATTAAGTCTCATCATAATGTGGGTGGATTGCCTGAACGGATGAATATGAAGCTTGTCGAACCTTTACGTGAACTTTTCAAGGATGAAGTCAGGGATTTGGGTCGGGAATTGGGTATTCCAGAAAATATTGTTGGTCGTCATCCATTTCCAGGACCAGGTCTTGCCATACGAATTTTAGGGGACATTACGCGTGAACGGCTTGATTTGTTGCGTCGTGTTGATGCCGTGTATTTGGATGAAATTCGCAAGGCTGGGTTATATGACAAAATTTGGCAAGCGTTTGCTGTTTTGTTGCCTATTCGTACGGTTGGCGTTATGGGGGATAGCCGAACATATGATCAGGCTTGTGCATTGCGGGCTGTTACAAGTGTGGATGGTATGACTGCCGATGTTTATTCTTTTGATATGGAATTCCTTACCAGAGTGGCGGGGCGGATTGTTAATGAAGTCAAAGGCATTAATCGTGTAACTTATGATATTACATCAAAACCACCCGGAACAATTGAATGGGAATAA
- a CDS encoding response regulator produces the protein MLSNTSLLIIEDQPEICDLIKLSFANRIPTIQLAHSLAEAAELIKETSFTLMIVDVYLPDGDPYPLILKMLQKKCRVLLMSGNFQINQRINDLPFPRIEKPFRIKNLIKKVEETVSNPLSDELIELAS, from the coding sequence ATGCTTTCTAATACGTCTCTTCTTATTATAGAAGATCAGCCTGAGATATGCGATCTTATTAAGTTAAGCTTTGCCAATCGAATTCCGACAATTCAACTGGCACATTCTCTTGCTGAAGCTGCTGAACTAATCAAAGAAACTTCATTTACCCTCATGATTGTCGATGTTTATTTACCTGACGGGGATCCATATCCGCTGATTCTTAAAATGTTGCAAAAAAAATGCAGGGTACTTTTGATGAGTGGAAATTTTCAAATCAACCAGCGTATTAATGATTTACCATTTCCACGTATTGAAAAACCATTCAGGATAAAGAATTTAATTAAAAAAGTGGAAGAAACCGTTTCCAACCCTTTATCAGATGAATTGATAGAACTCGCTTCCTAA